From a single Lolium rigidum isolate FL_2022 chromosome 7, APGP_CSIRO_Lrig_0.1, whole genome shotgun sequence genomic region:
- the LOC124669699 gene encoding uncharacterized protein LOC124669699, translating to MAHPRRNLSRPGSLPSAESITDLLLRHGCKLFLTSSAGSSFVQPRFYNKSMSSTLFSRRRCFNKCRAFFYINNGDVVCLIRRLLGLGPYPRQLLRCQARGSPLFAAQHFLLPG from the exons ATGGCGCACCCTCGACGCAATCTGTCTCGTCCCGGGTCGCTCCCATCCGCCGAATCCATCACAGACCTGCTCCTCCGCCATGGCTGCAAGCTCTTCCTCACGTCCTCGGCTGGTTCAAGTTTTGTCCAGCCTCGTTTTTACAACAAAAGCATGAGCAGCACACTG TTCTCGCGGCGAAGATGCTTCAATAAGTGTAGAGCCTTTTTCTATATCAACAACGGGGACGTAGTATGTCTG ATCCGGCGCCTACTGGGCCTCGGGCCGTATCCTCGTCAGCTTCTTCGATGCCAAGCGCGCGGCAGCCCGCTTTTCGCTGCTCAG cattttcttcttcccggatag